AAAAAAGGGTGGGCCTTTTACTCCTCCTCAACGAAGACATCGGGTCACAAAATAGATATCGACAAGGATAAGAACGACATCATCGACGTGTGATTTCTATATCCGTGCAATCACTCCGTCTCTGCCTGCAAAAGCAGACGAACATGACAATTCATGCTCACACAGTTCAGCATCATGCTACCCCCGCACCCACACCCGCAGGGAATAGTGAAATCAATGAGCTGAGTTAGCCGCAATCTCTTTCTGTCCCGTCGCCAAGCATCAATATAGAATTTTTACTGCTCCCATGTCCATACGCCATCTGTGTGAGCTTAAGTACGCAATCTTTCAATGTTTCCGTCTGTTCTTTTAGATCATTTGAAGAGGCGGCGGTCTCCTCTGCGTTTGCGGCATTTCTTTGCACCGACGAATCAATCTGTTCCACCGCGGTGTTAATCTGCGTAATACCTTCCGCCTGCATATCGCTCTGCCTCGCGATGCTGGTGAGTTTGATATCTACATCAACGATAAACTTCGTAATCTTTTGTAATGATGATGCTGCTTTGTGTACAAGATCGACCCCTTTTTTGGAATTCGCGTCTGCCGCATTTATAAGCTGAGCCGTATCCTTGGCGGCGGCTGTCGAACGCTGTGCAAGATTGCGCACCTCTTCAGCAACAACGGCGAAACCTTTCCCCTGCTCTCCGGCGCGCGCCGCTTCGACCGCGGCGTTCAGCGCTAGTAGATTTGTTTGAAAAGCGATCTCTTCAATAAGTTTGATTACCTTTGATATCTCTGACGAACTTTTGGCCACTTCACCCATTGAGGTCACCGCCGAATCCATTAGATTACCTGTATCACTCATAAGACCATTTGCCTCCTCGGCCTGATGGTACGCCTCATTCGCGGCCTTCGCATTTTTTTTAGCGATTTGAGCAAACTCGACAAGCGTGGAAGAGGTCTCTTCAATTGACGCTGCCTGCTGGGTAGACGCTTCGGAAAGCTGCATGCTTGCGCCTGCTATCTGTAAGGAAGAATTTGAAACTCTCTCAAAATTTTCTGTTATCTGTTCAATTACACCGT
The sequence above is a segment of the Nitrospinota bacterium genome. Coding sequences within it:
- a CDS encoding methyl-accepting chemotaxis protein, which gives rise to MQLSEASTQQAASIEETSSTLVEFAQIAKKNAKAANEAYHQAEEANGLMSDTGNLMDSAVTSMGEVAKSSSEISKVIKLIEEIAFQTNLLALNAAVEAARAGEQGKGFAVVAEEVRNLAQRSTAAAKDTAQLINAADANSKKGVDLVHKAASSLQKITKFIVDVDIKLTSIARQSDMQAEGITQINTAVEQIDSSVQRNAANAEETAASSNDLKEQTETLKDCVLKLTQMAYGHGSSKNSILMLGDGTERDCG